One Streptomyces sp. NBC_00223 genomic window carries:
- a CDS encoding DUF1015 domain-containing protein — protein MSNSGPTSARGLRLAPFRGLRYVPERVGSLAAVTSPPYDVVVRPDGQRYLETADPHNVVRLILPDAETPAAQHRKAARTLDRWLDEGVLAPDPRPALYVYEQRDGDHLQRGVIGALRLSPPEDGVVLPHEDVMAGPVAERAALMRATGANLEPLLLAYRDGDATARLVDRTAADAPSLLTTTTEDGVRHRLWALTDPADLAAIDADLAPRQALIADGHHRWATYRRLQAAQRPGTPWDFGLVLLVDTARYPLRVRAIHRVLPHLPPATALEAARTVFRVRPVPGPLDRALDTLAEAAADGNAFLLAGDGFHLLDRPDPARVEAVVPADRPGAWRRLDATVLHSLLLDDVWRVPDSPAHIRYIHDTAAAVGLAEQHGGTAVLMHPVREQVVLDLARQGVMMPRKSTSFGPKPASGLVIRSLELD, from the coding sequence GTGAGCAACTCCGGTCCCACCAGCGCTCGAGGGCTGCGGCTGGCACCCTTCCGCGGGCTGCGCTACGTGCCGGAACGCGTCGGCAGCCTCGCCGCGGTCACCTCTCCGCCGTACGACGTCGTGGTACGGCCCGACGGCCAGCGGTACTTGGAGACCGCGGACCCGCACAACGTCGTCCGGCTCATCCTGCCCGACGCCGAGACCCCGGCCGCCCAGCACCGCAAGGCCGCCAGGACCCTCGACCGCTGGCTGGACGAAGGCGTCCTCGCCCCCGACCCGCGGCCCGCGCTGTACGTGTACGAGCAGCGCGACGGCGACCACCTCCAGCGCGGTGTCATCGGCGCGCTGCGGCTGAGCCCGCCCGAGGACGGTGTCGTCCTGCCGCACGAGGACGTCATGGCGGGCCCGGTCGCCGAGCGCGCCGCCCTGATGCGCGCCACCGGCGCCAACCTCGAACCCCTGCTGCTCGCCTACCGCGACGGCGACGCGACGGCCCGCCTGGTCGACCGCACGGCCGCCGACGCCCCGTCGCTGCTCACGACCACGACCGAGGACGGCGTACGGCACCGGCTGTGGGCGCTCACCGACCCCGCCGACCTGGCCGCGATCGACGCCGACCTGGCCCCGCGCCAGGCGCTGATCGCGGACGGCCACCACCGCTGGGCCACCTACCGCCGGCTCCAGGCCGCCCAACGCCCGGGCACACCCTGGGACTTCGGACTCGTCCTGCTCGTGGACACGGCCCGCTACCCGCTGCGGGTACGGGCGATCCACCGCGTACTGCCGCATCTGCCGCCGGCGACCGCGCTGGAGGCGGCGCGTACGGTCTTCCGGGTCAGGCCGGTGCCGGGGCCGTTGGACCGCGCGCTGGACACCCTCGCGGAGGCCGCCGCCGACGGCAACGCCTTCCTGCTCGCGGGCGACGGCTTCCACCTGCTCGACCGGCCCGACCCGGCACGCGTCGAGGCGGTCGTCCCCGCCGACCGGCCGGGGGCGTGGCGCCGGCTGGACGCCACCGTGCTGCACTCCCTGCTGCTCGACGACGTCTGGCGGGTGCCCGACTCCCCCGCGCACATCCGCTACATCCACGACACGGCGGCGGCCGTCGGACTGGCCGAACAGCACGGCGGTACGGCGGTGTTGATGCACCCGGTCCGCGAACAGGTGGTCCTCGACCTCGCCCGGCAGGGCGTGATGATGCCGCGCAAGTCGACGTCGTTCGGGCCGAAACCGGCGAGCGGGCTGGTGATCCGGAGCCTGGAGCTGGACTGA
- a CDS encoding HAD-IIA family hydrolase — MTHPTSPHASERPLDAAYDTALLDLDGVVYAGGEAIAHAVESLEAASGHGMRLAYVTNNASRTPQAVAEHLTRLGVPATPDEVVTSAQAVARLVAEQVPAGAKVLTVGGEGLFAALRERGLRPVESAEDDPAAAVQGYGPELRWAQLAEMAYAVNRGVPWFASNTDLTIPSARGIAPGNGAAVEAVRFATGGKPQVAGKPLPPMHRETVLRTGAKRPLVVGDRLDTDIEGAFAAGVDSLLVLTGVTSPAALLAAEPRHRPTYVGRDLRDLLVPHPEVGSSADGPTCGGWTASVAGDTLALAGEGEPLDGLRALCAAAWGAAGESSSELDPAKALTRLEL, encoded by the coding sequence ATGACCCACCCGACCAGTCCGCACGCCAGCGAACGACCGCTCGACGCGGCCTACGACACCGCGCTGCTCGACCTCGACGGAGTGGTCTACGCGGGCGGCGAGGCCATCGCGCACGCGGTGGAGTCGCTGGAGGCGGCGAGCGGGCACGGGATGCGGCTGGCGTACGTGACGAACAACGCGTCGCGTACGCCGCAGGCCGTCGCCGAGCATCTGACGCGGCTCGGGGTGCCCGCGACCCCGGACGAGGTCGTCACGTCCGCGCAGGCGGTGGCCCGGCTGGTGGCCGAGCAGGTGCCGGCCGGCGCGAAGGTGCTGACGGTCGGCGGCGAGGGGCTGTTCGCGGCGCTGCGCGAGCGCGGGCTGCGGCCGGTGGAGTCCGCGGAGGACGACCCGGCGGCGGCCGTGCAGGGGTACGGGCCCGAGCTGCGGTGGGCCCAACTCGCGGAGATGGCCTACGCGGTGAACCGGGGGGTGCCGTGGTTCGCGTCCAACACGGACCTGACGATCCCCAGCGCGCGGGGGATCGCGCCGGGCAACGGCGCCGCGGTGGAGGCGGTACGGTTCGCGACCGGTGGGAAGCCGCAGGTGGCGGGGAAGCCGCTGCCCCCGATGCATCGTGAGACGGTGCTGCGGACGGGGGCGAAGCGGCCGCTGGTGGTGGGGGACCGGCTCGACACGGACATCGAGGGGGCGTTCGCGGCAGGGGTGGACTCGCTGCTCGTCCTGACGGGGGTGACGTCCCCGGCGGCGCTGCTCGCCGCCGAGCCGCGGCACCGGCCCACGTACGTGGGCCGGGATCTGCGGGACCTGCTGGTGCCGCACCCCGAGGTCGGCTCTTCCGCGGACGGTCCCACGTGCGGGGGGTGGACCGCGTCCGTGGCCGGCGACACGCTCGCCCTGGCGGGCGAGGGCGAGCCGCTGGACGGCCTGCGGGCACTGTGCGCGGCGGCGTGGGGCGCTGCGGGCGAGAGCTCGTCCGAGCTCGACCCGGCCAAGGCCCTGACCCGCCTGGAGCTGTAG